The following proteins are co-located in the Triplophysa dalaica isolate WHDGS20190420 chromosome 2, ASM1584641v1, whole genome shotgun sequence genome:
- the gria2a gene encoding glutamate receptor 2a isoform X4: MILSGFLFPALWGLALGGSPSVQIGGLFPRGADQEYSAFRIGMVQFGTAEFRLTPHIDNLEVANSFAITNCFCSQFSRGVYAIFGFYDKKSVNTITSFCETLHVSFITPSFPADGLNQFVLQMRPDIKGPLISLVEYYKWEKFAYLYDSDRGLSTLQAVLDTAAERKWQVTAINVGNLKDEWKDEAYRSLFQDLENKKERRVILDCEQDKVKDIMEQVITIGRHVKGYHYIIANFGFVDGDLSKIQYGGANVSGFQIVDFDDPLVAKFDQRWEALEEKEYPGADNRIRYTSALTYDAVQVMTEAFRFLHKQRIDISRRGNNGDCLANPAVPWAQGVEIERALKQVRVDGLTGNIQFDQYGRRVNYTVNVMELKHSGPVKIGYWNEVDKMAVTKSDLFPNDTMGMENKTVVVTTILEAPYVMLKKNSELFTDNERYEGYCVDLAAEIAKHCGFKYQLRIVADGKYGARDAETKIWNGMVGELVYGKADIAVAPLTITLVREEVIDFSKPFMSLGISIMIKKPQKSKPGVFSFLDPLAYEIWMCIVFAYIGVSVVLFLVSRFSPYEWHTEEFEDGQLGPSESTNEFGIFNSLWFSLGAFMQQGCDISPRSLSGRIVGGVWWFFTLIIISSYTANLAAFLTVERMVSPIESAEDLAKQTEIAYGTLDAGSTKEFFRRSKIALFDKMWQYMKSAEPSVFVKNTVEGVLRVRKSKGKYAYLLESTMNEYIEQRKPCDTMKVGGNLDSKGYGIATPKGSALRTPVNLAVLKLSEQGILDKLKNKWWYDKGECGAKDSGSKEKTSALSLSNVAGVFYILVGGLGLAMLVALVEFCYKSRAEAKRMKVAKTQALNPPSSSQNSQNFATYKEGYNVYGLESVKI; this comes from the exons tttGCTCCCAGTTTTCCAGGGGAGTGTATGCTATCTTCGGCTTCTACGACAAGAAGTCAGTGAACACCATCACGTCATTCTGCGAGACGTTGCACGTGTCCTTCATCACGCCCAGTTTTCCAGCCGATGGGCTCAACCAGTTTGTTCTCCAGATGAGACCTGATATCAAAGGTCCTCTCATCAGCCTTGTGGAGTATTACAAGTGGGAGAAGTTTGCCTATCTGTACGACAGCGACAGAG GTCTCTCCACCCTGCAGGCAGTGCTGGACACAGCAGCAGAGAGGAAATGGCAGGTAACAGCCATAAATGTCGGGAACCTGAAAGATGAGTGGAAAGACGAGGCATATCGCTCCCTCTTTCAAGACCTCGAGAACAAGAAAGAGAGGAGAGTGATTTTAGACTGTGAACAGGACAAAGTCAAGGACATTATGGAACAG GTCATAACGATTGGTCGACACGTGAAAGGATATCATTACATCATTGCCAATTTC GGTTTTGTGGATGGGGATTTGTCCAAGATTCAGTACGGGGGTGCGAATGTATCAGGATTTCAAATTGTGGATTTTGATGACCCGCTTGTTGCTAAATTTGACCAGCGCTGGGAGGCGCTTGAGGAGAAGGAGTATCCTGGAGCTGACAACAGAATCAGG TACACATCTGCTCTCACATATGATGCTGTGCAAGTAATGACAGAGGCCTTCCGCTTTCTGCATAAACAAAGAATTGACATCAGTCGCCGTGGCAACAACGGAGACTGTCTGGCCAATCCTGCGGTACCATGGGCACAGGGGGTGGAGATAGAGCGTGCTCTCAAACAG GTGCGTGTGGATGGATTGACAGGAAATATTCAGTTCGATCAGTACGGCAGGAGGGTGAATTACACAGTCAATGTCATGGAGCTGAAACATAGTGGCCCTGTGAAG ATTGGTTATTGGAATGAGGTGGACAAAATGGCAGTCACAAAATCTGACCTTTTCCCCAACGACACCATGGGAATGGAGAATAAAACTGTTGTTGTGACAACAATCTTG GAGGCACCGTACGTAATGCTGAAAAAGAATTCAGAGTTATTCACCGACAATGAACGTTATGAGGGATACTGTGTGGACCTGGCCGCTGAGATTGCAAAGCATTGTGGGTTTAAGTACCAGCTGAGGATTGTGGCAGATGGGAAATATGGTGCACGTGATGCAGAGACCAAGATCTGGAATGGCATGGTTGGGGAGCTGGTGTATGGG AAAGCAGACATCGCTGTTGCTCCTCTAACCATCACTTTGGTCCGAGAGGAGGTGATCGACTTCTCCAAACCTTTCATGAGTCTGGGGATATCCATTATGATCAAGAAACCGCAGAAATCCAAACCAGGCGTCTTTTCTTTCCTGGACCCGTTGGCCTACGAGATCTGGATGTGCATTGTATTCGCTTACATTGGAGTTAGCGTTGTGCTTTTCCTTGTTAGCCGCTTCAGCCCTTATGAGTGGCACACTGAGGAGTTTGAGGATGGGCAGCTCGGCCCTAGCGAATCAACAAACGAATTTGGCATCTTTAATAGTCTGTGGTTTTCTCTGGGCGCTTTTATGCAGCAGGGATGCGATATTTCACCAAG GTCTCTATCTGGCCGTATAGTTGGTGGTGTTTGGTGGTTTTTCAccctcatcatcatctcttcTTACACGGCTAACCTGGCTGCCTTCCTCACTGTGGAGAGGATGGTTTCACCTATTGAGAGTGCGGAAGATCTGGCCAAACAGACTGAGATTGCTTACGGGACACTGGATGCAGGCTCCACCAAAGAGTTCTTTAGG AGATCTAAGATTGCTCTCTTTGACAAGATGTGGCAGTACATGAAGAGCGCGGAGCCTTCTGTATTTGTCAAAAACACGGTGGAAGGCGTTCTGCGTGTCCGAAAGTCCAAAGGCAAATACGCTTACCTTCTGGAGTCCACCATGAACGAGTACATCGAGCAGCGCAAGCCTTGTGACACCATGAAGGTTGGAGGGAACCTTGACTCTAAAGGCTACGGCATCGCTACACCCAAGGGATCTGCTTTAAG AACGCCAGTAAACCTTGCAGTATTGAAACTCAGTGAGCAAGGCATCTTAGACAAGCTGAAAAACAAATGGTGGTACGATAAGGGAGAATGTGGAGCCAAGGACTCTGGAAGTAAG GAGAAGACTAGCGCCCTCAGCCTGAGTAATGTCGCGGGGGTCTTCTACATACTGGTGGGCGGTCTCGGGCTGGCCATGCTGGTCGCTCTGGTGGAGTTCTGCTACAAGTCTCGCGCAGAGGCCAAGCGCATGAAGGTTGCCAAGACTCAGGCTCTAAATCCCCCCTCTTCCTCGCAGAATTCTCAGAATTTTGCTACTTATAAGGAAGGGTACAACGTTTATGGGCTGGAGAGTGTTAAGATCTAG